In Bremerella cremea, one DNA window encodes the following:
- a CDS encoding DUF58 domain-containing protein, giving the protein MTTAESYLKPEVIRQISRLDLRAQFVVKGFLQGLHASPYHGFSVEFSEHRRYEQGDDPKDIDWLVFAKTDRYYIKKFEAETNITGYLVMDLSRSMGYTYRQEMTKFDYAISLAAALCYLMVHQQDPVGLVTFDTKIRASLPPKSKRKQLGDVLSLLANLKPTGETDIAHSLSQLAAMLKHRSVVMIFSDLLAEPAEVMRAVYQLRHRSHDVILFHILDEAEVTFPFDGMVELEDPETLEKMKIDANNYRQDYQKELNAYRDKYQQDCVQAGVDYVPLDTSMQFDKALTEYLVNRQSRF; this is encoded by the coding sequence TTGACCACCGCCGAAAGTTATTTGAAGCCTGAGGTAATCCGCCAGATCTCAAGGCTCGACTTGCGCGCTCAATTCGTGGTGAAAGGGTTCCTGCAGGGCTTGCATGCCAGCCCATATCATGGCTTCTCGGTCGAATTCAGCGAGCACCGCCGCTACGAACAAGGGGACGACCCCAAAGACATCGACTGGCTCGTCTTCGCCAAGACCGATCGGTACTACATCAAGAAGTTCGAAGCCGAAACCAACATCACCGGCTACCTGGTGATGGACCTCAGCCGGTCGATGGGCTACACCTATCGGCAAGAGATGACCAAGTTCGACTACGCCATCTCGCTGGCAGCCGCCCTTTGCTATTTGATGGTCCATCAGCAAGACCCCGTCGGGCTAGTCACCTTCGATACCAAGATTCGGGCGAGCCTTCCTCCTAAGTCCAAGCGAAAACAGCTCGGCGACGTTCTCTCGCTGCTGGCGAACTTGAAACCAACCGGCGAAACCGACATCGCTCATAGCTTGTCGCAATTAGCGGCCATGCTCAAGCACCGCAGCGTGGTAATGATCTTTTCAGACCTGTTAGCCGAACCGGCAGAAGTCATGCGGGCCGTGTATCAACTGCGGCATCGCAGCCACGACGTGATCTTGTTTCATATTCTGGACGAAGCCGAAGTCACGTTTCCGTTTGACGGGATGGTCGAGCTAGAAGATCCAGAAACGTTAGAGAAGATGAAGATCGATGCCAACAATTATCGCCAAGACTATCAAAAAGAACTGAACGCCTACCGAGATAAATACCAGCAAGATTGCGTTCAAGCAGGCGTCGATTACGTGCCTCTCGATACAAGCATGCAGTTCGACAAAGCCCTCACCGAGTATCTCGTCAATCGCCAATCAAGGTTTTAA
- a CDS encoding AAA family ATPase, with amino-acid sequence MQQELQKVIVGQDEVIEQLFAAIFTRGHCLLEGVPGLAKTLMVSTLAKVLDMQFKRIQFTPDLMPSDITGTNVLEEDEQGRRNFRFVEGPVFTNILLADEINRTPPKTQAALLQAMQEREVTVGRDTMELPDPFFTIATQNPIEQEGTYPLPEAQLDRFMFNIIIDYPSLAEEEKILMATTRQEKVEVRKVFSSRAILNIQKLVQSVAVSEYVIKYVARLVRATRPRDSESPQFVKELVDWGAGPRAGQNLINGGKAIAAMEGRFSVAIEDVKKIATPVLRHRIGTNFQAQAEGMTNVDVITKLLNEIPEPKIEKFER; translated from the coding sequence ATGCAACAAGAGTTGCAAAAGGTGATCGTGGGGCAAGATGAAGTCATCGAGCAACTGTTCGCGGCCATTTTTACTCGTGGACACTGCCTGCTGGAAGGGGTACCAGGCCTGGCGAAAACGTTGATGGTCAGCACGCTGGCCAAAGTGCTCGACATGCAGTTCAAGCGGATTCAATTCACGCCTGACTTAATGCCTTCCGACATCACCGGTACCAACGTGCTGGAAGAAGACGAACAAGGCCGCCGTAACTTCCGCTTTGTCGAAGGGCCTGTCTTCACCAACATTTTGCTGGCGGATGAAATCAACCGAACACCTCCTAAAACGCAAGCCGCCTTGTTGCAGGCGATGCAAGAGCGGGAAGTGACCGTTGGCCGCGATACGATGGAACTGCCAGACCCGTTTTTCACCATCGCCACGCAAAACCCGATCGAGCAGGAAGGGACTTACCCCCTGCCTGAAGCCCAGCTCGATCGTTTTATGTTCAACATCATCATCGACTACCCTTCGCTGGCCGAAGAAGAAAAGATTTTGATGGCCACCACCCGGCAAGAAAAGGTCGAAGTGCGGAAGGTCTTCAGCAGCCGGGCAATTCTTAACATCCAGAAGCTTGTCCAATCGGTCGCAGTGAGCGAATACGTCATTAAGTACGTGGCCCGCTTGGTTCGAGCCACACGTCCTCGCGACAGCGAATCCCCCCAGTTCGTCAAAGAACTAGTCGACTGGGGCGCCGGTCCACGGGCCGGACAAAACCTGATTAACGGCGGCAAGGCGATCGCCGCGATGGAAGGACGTTTCTCGGTCGCCATCGAAGACGTCAAGAAGATCGCAACCCCTGTCTTGCGACATCGTATCGGCACGAACTTCCAAGCCCAAGCGGAAGGCATGACGAACGTCGACGTGATCACCAAGCTGTTGAATGAAATTCCGGAACCCAAAATCGAAAAGTTTGAACGTTGA
- a CDS encoding DUF4159 domain-containing protein, with product MSPLRITSCWSLIVAILLIAPPLWAQPMAARGAVTPQDVRNAMEKAIRLLKSQQKQDGSWPDYAEFDAGVTSLVTLALLEAGVPKDDPTIQKAMASLRNSRPDKTYALSLQTMVLCAVDPQKDLQLIKANAAKLESFQITTGERTGLWSYGAPRGGAAGGDNSNSQFALLALDDAAEHGATVSEQTWRRAFLRWSTMQNGSGSWGYLPHSPGTGSMTCAGITSMLITTKRLEQGDAEIIGDNVNCCLPLKQESHVDRGFDWLARNMTMRTNPSEGGGGGNSLLYYLYGVERVGRLSGRRFIGTHDWYREGAELLVAWQDSLDGSWRGTGVVEQSNPLVSTSFALLFLAKGRRPVLVSKLRYTANQDWNPHRHDLHNLNRHVESLWQQKMTWQVIDVNAVKSAEDLLQAPVLWISGKDGFQIDARHEELLKQYIEAGGFIFAEAGCGGAKFDKDFRAMLKRILPDSDFRLLPPDHPVWFAEQPVNPDYAVPLWGLDACCRTSVVYTPEDLSCYWELFGSRSFLDDQSISQKVRDQVKASNAIGANVLAYATGRQLKDKLERVELTIDAGVKDELDRNVLKVAKIQHLGGSDDAPAALANMLRVAGEQLDLRFSVDKPMVTLSDDSHQFYPILFMHGRRDFGFNSKQRENLKLYLERGGFLFADSICASPQFTAAFRRELAAIFPDAKLEAIPIDHPMLSPEYGGFDVTKVVLNDPQTRAGNEGGLKSIRRDTSPTLEGLWINDRLAVVFSPYDMSCAMESGSSLQCEGYIKEDAARIATNILLYAMQQ from the coding sequence TTGTCCCCACTTCGAATCACTAGCTGCTGGAGTTTGATTGTAGCGATCTTGCTGATTGCGCCCCCGCTTTGGGCGCAACCGATGGCCGCGCGCGGTGCTGTGACTCCTCAAGATGTGCGAAATGCCATGGAAAAGGCGATTCGTCTTCTGAAAAGCCAGCAAAAGCAAGATGGCAGTTGGCCAGACTATGCCGAATTTGACGCTGGCGTTACTTCGTTGGTCACCTTGGCTCTGTTAGAGGCCGGTGTTCCTAAAGACGACCCCACCATCCAGAAAGCGATGGCATCGCTGCGGAATTCTCGTCCCGACAAGACATACGCGTTATCGCTGCAGACCATGGTGCTGTGCGCCGTCGATCCGCAAAAAGATCTGCAATTGATTAAGGCAAATGCTGCCAAGCTGGAAAGTTTCCAGATTACCACCGGCGAGCGGACTGGGTTGTGGTCGTACGGTGCGCCGCGGGGCGGAGCTGCTGGGGGGGATAACAGCAATAGCCAATTCGCCTTGCTGGCCCTTGATGATGCCGCCGAGCATGGCGCCACCGTAAGCGAGCAAACTTGGCGCAGGGCTTTTCTCCGTTGGAGCACGATGCAGAACGGAAGTGGCTCGTGGGGGTATCTGCCGCACTCGCCTGGGACAGGAAGCATGACCTGTGCCGGGATCACTTCGATGCTGATCACGACAAAACGGCTAGAACAAGGGGATGCGGAAATTATTGGCGACAACGTCAACTGCTGCCTGCCCTTGAAACAAGAGTCGCACGTCGATCGTGGTTTCGACTGGCTGGCCCGAAATATGACCATGCGGACCAATCCGTCGGAAGGGGGCGGGGGGGGAAACTCGCTACTCTATTATTTGTACGGCGTTGAACGCGTCGGACGATTGAGTGGTCGGCGTTTTATCGGCACGCACGATTGGTATCGTGAAGGGGCCGAGCTGTTGGTGGCGTGGCAAGACTCGCTCGACGGAAGCTGGCGAGGAACCGGCGTTGTTGAGCAAAGTAACCCGTTGGTCTCGACTAGTTTCGCACTCCTTTTTCTGGCGAAAGGACGTCGCCCGGTTCTCGTTTCCAAGCTGCGTTACACGGCGAATCAGGATTGGAACCCGCACCGCCACGATTTGCATAACTTAAACCGCCATGTCGAAAGCCTCTGGCAGCAGAAGATGACTTGGCAGGTCATCGATGTCAACGCCGTGAAAAGTGCTGAGGATTTGCTCCAGGCACCGGTGCTGTGGATTAGCGGGAAAGATGGTTTTCAAATCGATGCTCGGCACGAAGAGTTGCTTAAACAGTATATCGAAGCTGGTGGGTTCATCTTCGCCGAGGCTGGCTGTGGCGGGGCAAAGTTCGATAAAGACTTCCGGGCGATGCTAAAGCGAATCTTGCCGGACAGCGATTTTCGTTTGCTTCCGCCAGATCACCCGGTGTGGTTTGCCGAGCAACCGGTCAACCCGGACTATGCGGTGCCACTGTGGGGGCTCGATGCGTGTTGCCGGACCAGCGTTGTTTATACGCCGGAAGATTTGAGTTGTTACTGGGAGCTATTCGGTAGCCGCAGTTTTCTGGACGATCAATCAATCTCGCAGAAGGTCCGCGACCAGGTCAAAGCCAGCAACGCGATTGGTGCGAACGTGTTGGCTTACGCTACCGGACGACAATTGAAAGACAAGCTAGAGCGAGTTGAATTAACCATCGACGCCGGAGTGAAAGATGAGCTCGACCGCAACGTGCTCAAGGTGGCCAAGATCCAGCATTTGGGAGGCTCCGACGACGCACCCGCTGCTTTGGCCAACATGCTTCGCGTGGCTGGCGAGCAATTGGATTTGCGGTTTTCGGTGGATAAGCCAATGGTCACGCTGAGCGACGATTCGCATCAGTTCTATCCCATTTTGTTCATGCACGGGCGTCGCGACTTTGGCTTCAATTCAAAGCAGCGCGAGAACCTCAAACTTTATTTAGAGCGAGGCGGGTTTCTGTTTGCCGATTCGATTTGTGCCAGTCCTCAGTTCACAGCCGCCTTTCGGCGTGAACTGGCGGCCATCTTCCCCGATGCCAAGTTGGAAGCGATCCCGATCGATCACCCAATGTTGAGCCCAGAATATGGCGGGTTCGATGTCACTAAGGTGGTACTTAACGATCCGCAAACACGCGCTGGCAACGAAGGGGGGCTAAAATCGATTCGCCGCGACACAAGCCCCACTTTAGAAGGGCTTTGGATCAACGACCGTTTGGCGGTTGTGTTTAGCCCCTACGATATGAGCTGCGCCATGGAAAGTGGCAGCTCGCTCCAATGCGAAGGCTACATCAAAGAAGACGCCGCTCGCATCGCGACGAATATCTTGCTTTACGCAATGCAGCAGTAG
- a CDS encoding DUF1559 domain-containing protein: protein MPTRRSGFTLVELLVVIAIIGVLIALLLPAVQQAREAARRMECTNNLKQFGLGIHNWHDTYKKIPPLVLHSGRASMFVQILPQMEQGNAYEILNGGNQDTTNKTYLGMHMETNWDRLNQREREALAGISYMTCPSRRTSTEAIRDTGTGRGPLSDYAMVAIRYDIALVNDTSDSTEAEWWNHHNSKDNYHVTMLKSAFVVAKPDLSQAVEDNQYAMAKPRHSFARITDGLSNTALVGEKDVTANEFGRCCGGTDNADGSWLFNDGSWREYNVARNIRHRFGRGANDTGDQTDPDREVGFGSWHPGIVQFLLADGSVTNLTVNTPELIRRQYGHCSDGTVISRQ from the coding sequence ATGCCCACACGGCGATCTGGTTTCACGCTGGTGGAATTGCTTGTGGTGATTGCCATCATTGGTGTGCTTATCGCTTTGCTTTTGCCAGCTGTCCAGCAGGCGCGCGAAGCGGCACGTCGTATGGAGTGCACCAACAACCTGAAGCAATTCGGGCTTGGTATTCACAATTGGCACGATACTTATAAGAAAATTCCTCCGCTTGTTTTGCACTCCGGTCGCGCGAGCATGTTTGTGCAGATCTTGCCTCAGATGGAACAAGGGAACGCCTACGAAATCCTCAATGGTGGCAATCAAGATACCACTAACAAGACGTATCTCGGCATGCACATGGAGACGAACTGGGATCGTTTGAATCAGCGCGAACGAGAAGCGTTGGCTGGGATCAGCTACATGACCTGTCCTTCCCGCCGTACATCAACGGAAGCGATTCGTGATACTGGTACGGGACGTGGTCCGTTGTCGGACTATGCGATGGTTGCGATTCGTTACGATATCGCGTTGGTCAACGATACCTCGGACTCAACAGAAGCCGAGTGGTGGAACCACCACAATTCGAAGGATAATTATCACGTTACGATGTTAAAATCGGCCTTCGTCGTTGCAAAGCCAGATCTCTCGCAGGCGGTCGAGGATAATCAGTACGCAATGGCAAAGCCTCGTCACTCGTTTGCTCGCATTACCGATGGCCTAAGTAACACCGCTCTAGTGGGTGAAAAGGACGTCACCGCCAACGAGTTCGGACGTTGCTGCGGTGGTACGGACAACGCCGATGGTAGCTGGTTGTTCAACGATGGTAGCTGGCGCGAGTACAACGTCGCGCGAAACATTCGCCATCGCTTCGGCCGCGGCGCAAATGACACCGGCGATCAGACTGACCCGGATCGCGAGGTTGGTTTCGGTAGTTGGCACCCAGGTATCGTTCAGTTTCTTTTGGCTGATGGTTCGGTCACGAATCTGACGGTGAATACCCCGGAGTTGATCCGCCGACAATACGGGCACTGCAGTGACGGGACTGTTATTAGCCGGCAGTAG
- a CDS encoding CRTAC1 family protein, whose product MPFLFFLIILGGCSAEKTDSVRDKSQHSSPKVTTPDNIPDRDTALLPSELPREPVTRDPHESDWFEEVAQASGVDHVYRAGFEASLYTLLETVGGGVSMVDFDRDGDVDLFISGGGVIKKGPPVTTEGLPSRLFRNEGNWTFRDVTDELKIPTPGFYSHGCSTADFNRDGWPDLLVAGYGGVQLLKNDEGKGFVDVTSQAGLGDCARWYVQGCWVDFDNDGHLDLYLMTYADWSPDPSRICHNEQNRRDVCGPTLFEGQRDMLLRNQQDGTFADVTEKAGLVPENRGLGIVCADFNGDRIADIFVGNDVQFNQLYLSQAQLPFVEEGLLAGVAVSSRGEREGTMGVAVGDYNRDGLPDLWYTNFANQDNSLCEKESAESASFQNVTVNRGLAGVSRPWVGFGTILADFNHDRWLDIFIANGHVGYERLESPYYQPPQLFMNEEGKHFQENSKNAGPYFHGKYSGRGVAVGDLDNDGALDLVVVHQDDPVAILRNRLPCPHWIRLQLLGTQSNTDGIGAKVRLLNQDLPLSAWVTGSDSYASSSDRRVLFSLDDGSPVDVEVTWMSGITEVFSHLQPQETHELVEGQGRSL is encoded by the coding sequence GTGCCCTTTCTTTTTTTTCTGATCATCCTTGGCGGATGTTCAGCGGAGAAGACCGATTCTGTCCGGGATAAATCGCAGCATTCATCCCCCAAGGTCACGACTCCGGATAACATACCCGATCGAGATACGGCGCTTCTGCCATCCGAATTACCGCGTGAACCTGTCACGCGAGATCCCCACGAAAGTGATTGGTTCGAGGAAGTTGCCCAGGCAAGCGGTGTTGACCACGTCTATCGCGCGGGTTTCGAGGCATCCTTGTACACACTTTTGGAAACGGTCGGCGGCGGAGTCTCGATGGTCGATTTTGATCGAGATGGAGACGTTGACTTGTTCATCAGCGGGGGAGGTGTCATCAAGAAGGGGCCTCCTGTGACAACCGAGGGATTGCCTTCGCGGCTGTTTCGCAACGAGGGGAACTGGACCTTTCGGGATGTTACCGACGAATTGAAGATCCCCACTCCAGGGTTCTACTCGCATGGCTGCAGTACGGCGGATTTCAATCGAGATGGCTGGCCTGATCTGTTGGTGGCAGGCTACGGCGGCGTGCAGTTGTTGAAGAACGACGAAGGAAAAGGCTTCGTCGACGTTACGTCCCAGGCCGGTTTGGGTGACTGTGCACGTTGGTACGTTCAGGGATGCTGGGTTGATTTCGATAACGATGGGCATCTCGATCTGTATCTGATGACCTATGCCGATTGGAGCCCAGATCCTTCGCGGATTTGCCATAACGAACAGAATCGCCGAGACGTCTGCGGTCCCACGCTTTTCGAAGGGCAAAGGGACATGCTCTTGCGAAATCAGCAAGACGGAACGTTCGCCGATGTCACGGAGAAAGCTGGGCTTGTCCCAGAGAATCGCGGTTTAGGGATTGTCTGCGCCGACTTCAATGGGGATAGAATCGCCGACATCTTCGTGGGCAATGACGTCCAGTTCAATCAACTCTATCTCAGCCAGGCCCAGTTGCCTTTTGTGGAAGAAGGGCTCTTGGCTGGAGTGGCCGTATCATCCCGAGGGGAACGGGAGGGAACGATGGGAGTCGCGGTCGGTGACTACAACCGAGATGGTCTACCCGATCTGTGGTACACCAACTTTGCCAACCAAGACAACTCTTTGTGCGAAAAAGAGAGTGCCGAAAGTGCGTCGTTTCAGAATGTCACGGTCAATCGCGGCCTGGCTGGTGTATCGCGTCCATGGGTCGGTTTTGGTACCATCCTGGCCGATTTTAATCACGATCGCTGGCTTGATATCTTCATCGCAAATGGGCATGTTGGTTACGAGCGACTGGAAAGCCCCTATTATCAGCCCCCGCAACTCTTCATGAACGAAGAGGGGAAGCACTTCCAAGAGAATTCTAAGAACGCTGGCCCCTATTTCCATGGCAAGTATTCCGGGCGTGGCGTGGCCGTCGGAGATTTGGACAACGACGGTGCTCTCGATCTGGTGGTCGTCCATCAAGATGATCCGGTGGCCATTTTGAGGAATCGGCTTCCTTGTCCCCATTGGATTCGCCTGCAATTGTTGGGAACCCAATCGAATACGGATGGCATTGGCGCGAAGGTCCGCTTGCTGAATCAAGACTTGCCGCTTTCGGCTTGGGTTACGGGGTCTGATAGTTATGCTTCTTCGTCGGACCGCCGTGTCTTGTTTTCGCTGGACGATGGTTCTCCGGTCGACGTTGAGGTAACCTGGATGTCTGGTATTACGGAAGTATTTTCACACCTTCAGCCGCAAGAAACGCATGAATTGGTCGAAGGACAAGGCCGCTCGCTTTGA
- a CDS encoding tetratricopeptide repeat protein: MNWSKDKAARFEDQLASDEARRWKRAWITTLVAVLLLVAAITTLISLMRGNPQDFLETARRKLAAANNSEELSTKLDYATQARDAAERASALLGDSPTASLLIAGALAIRKDDPHFLVDETYALNDARSKIDPSKCKTFDLLQAGTAFFYSGDNILADQLLTEAFERDELRAEVLNPLIQVRYDRGDEDSVLALGEELAKLEPENCLPWVAMSYVFEDRQALEQLIATYRELLKRDCAEQDLTRWKLIERLIEVGLAAEAQQEWDKLAESFPEVASAKGATLAKLLFLQGKIDETQEIIEEILRKNPESLDAILLRGQIATAKDKPLEAIQDFEKLREVDPTHPQVHYLLGQAYAKAGMREEATQELALHEKLSTALVTLHGMERYAAKNTNNAAIRLSIAAKYEELGLLKIAEYWRQQASAIQSK, from the coding sequence ATGAATTGGTCGAAGGACAAGGCCGCTCGCTTTGAGGACCAGTTGGCCTCAGACGAAGCTAGGCGATGGAAGCGAGCTTGGATCACCACTCTGGTGGCAGTTTTGCTGCTCGTTGCTGCGATTACGACATTGATCAGCTTAATGCGTGGTAATCCGCAGGATTTTCTGGAGACCGCGCGGCGAAAATTGGCAGCGGCAAACAATTCGGAAGAGCTTTCGACGAAGCTAGATTATGCAACTCAGGCCCGCGATGCGGCGGAACGAGCATCCGCTCTGTTGGGTGACTCTCCTACGGCCAGTCTTTTGATTGCGGGAGCTCTTGCTATTCGCAAAGATGACCCTCATTTCTTAGTCGACGAAACCTACGCCCTAAATGACGCGCGAAGCAAGATCGATCCCTCAAAATGCAAGACGTTCGATCTCTTGCAGGCAGGGACTGCTTTCTTCTATTCCGGCGATAATATTCTTGCTGATCAATTGCTGACAGAAGCTTTCGAGCGAGACGAACTGCGGGCCGAAGTCCTCAATCCATTGATTCAAGTCCGCTACGACCGGGGAGACGAAGATTCAGTCTTGGCATTAGGTGAGGAGCTCGCGAAGTTGGAGCCTGAGAATTGCCTGCCATGGGTCGCGATGTCGTATGTCTTTGAAGATCGGCAAGCCCTTGAGCAATTGATTGCCACCTACCGAGAACTTTTAAAACGGGACTGTGCCGAACAGGACTTAACGCGTTGGAAGCTGATCGAGCGACTGATTGAAGTAGGCTTGGCTGCCGAGGCTCAACAGGAATGGGATAAGCTTGCCGAATCCTTTCCTGAGGTTGCCAGTGCCAAAGGGGCTACCCTGGCCAAGTTGTTATTTCTTCAAGGGAAGATTGATGAGACGCAGGAAATCATTGAAGAAATCTTAAGAAAGAACCCTGAAAGTCTGGATGCTATTTTGCTGCGTGGTCAGATTGCGACGGCGAAGGACAAGCCGCTTGAGGCGATCCAAGACTTCGAAAAACTAAGAGAGGTCGATCCGACTCATCCGCAAGTGCATTATCTTCTTGGTCAGGCTTATGCGAAAGCTGGGATGCGCGAGGAGGCAACCCAGGAGTTGGCATTGCATGAAAAACTGTCGACTGCCCTGGTCACTCTTCACGGCATGGAGCGGTACGCAGCGAAAAATACAAACAACGCAGCTATCCGCTTGTCCATCGCGGCAAAGTACGAAGAGCTAGGTTTACTTAAGATTGCCGAATATTGGCGTCAGCAAGCTTCGGCAATTCAAAGCAAGTAA
- a CDS encoding MOSC domain-containing protein translates to MTDPGVVVQLAVGFPKDYGDPAATEPMDKAWRTGFFKQPVAAAVRLNTLGFAGDGVADSVNHGGPDKAVLCYSAWHYPIWREEFRQIDSLAQRIPLDQFGPGAFGENLTIEGQSEESVCLGDIYEVGTARIQISQPRQPCWKLGRRWRVKQLTALAVSTGRMGWYVRILREGEVSVGQEVRLVERPLADWPIARLNELFYHDRQNVLDAQIMADCHILAEAWRDEFRNQIEKFSS, encoded by the coding sequence ATGACAGATCCTGGAGTGGTCGTGCAGTTAGCGGTGGGATTCCCCAAGGACTACGGTGACCCTGCGGCCACCGAGCCGATGGATAAAGCCTGGCGAACAGGTTTCTTCAAACAACCGGTCGCCGCAGCGGTTCGGCTGAACACGTTGGGCTTCGCGGGAGATGGCGTGGCCGATTCGGTGAATCATGGGGGGCCTGATAAAGCGGTGCTCTGTTACTCAGCTTGGCATTACCCCATTTGGCGGGAAGAGTTTCGCCAGATCGATTCTCTGGCCCAGCGGATCCCGCTCGACCAGTTTGGCCCAGGGGCGTTTGGCGAAAATCTGACCATCGAAGGGCAATCGGAAGAGAGCGTCTGCTTAGGGGACATTTACGAAGTAGGAACGGCTCGCATCCAGATTTCTCAGCCCCGGCAGCCGTGTTGGAAGCTAGGCCGCCGCTGGCGAGTGAAGCAGCTTACCGCTTTGGCGGTCTCGACGGGGCGAATGGGATGGTATGTCCGCATTCTCCGAGAGGGGGAAGTCTCGGTGGGGCAGGAAGTTCGTCTGGTCGAACGCCCGCTGGCAGATTGGCCGATTGCTCGTCTCAACGAGCTTTTTTATCACGACCGGCAAAATGTCCTCGATGCTCAAATAATGGCCGATTGCCATATTTTGGCAGAGGCCTGGCGAGATGAATTTCGAAATCAGATTGAAAAATTCTCGAGCTAG
- the rlmN gene encoding 23S rRNA (adenine(2503)-C(2))-methyltransferase RlmN, with protein sequence MIDLVEQIVGHQLEATLKELGQPKFRAKQLREWIVQQRVDSFDAMTNLPKKFREKLAESCRIWTTTIAKHTTADDGTEKLLIQLHDGGRIECVLLRDGDRRTICISSQVGCAMGCVFCASGLDGVERNLTAGEITEQMLRLQMLLPEGERLSHIVVMGMGEPLANVDRLLQALNFATAEDGLGISARRITISTVGLPPAIHKLAKLDTRFHLAVSLHAPNDELRTQIVPVNKTIGIDAILEAADHYFDVSGRRLTFEYVLLSELNDRPEHAQQLARLLKGRPALLNVIPYNPVPGLPYETPSIHAQQRFREILENYGITVKFRHRKGDKINAACGQLRRLSKENLVPLEGTKA encoded by the coding sequence ATGATCGATCTTGTTGAACAAATTGTCGGCCACCAACTAGAAGCCACCCTCAAGGAATTGGGCCAGCCCAAATTCCGTGCGAAACAACTGCGCGAATGGATTGTCCAGCAGCGTGTCGACTCGTTCGACGCGATGACCAATCTGCCCAAGAAATTCCGCGAGAAGCTGGCCGAGTCGTGTCGTATCTGGACGACCACCATCGCCAAACACACCACGGCAGACGACGGCACCGAGAAATTGCTGATTCAGCTTCACGACGGCGGCCGCATCGAGTGCGTCTTGCTGCGTGACGGCGACCGCCGCACGATCTGCATCAGTTCGCAGGTCGGCTGTGCGATGGGGTGCGTCTTTTGTGCGTCTGGCTTGGACGGAGTCGAGCGCAACCTCACTGCCGGCGAAATTACCGAGCAAATGCTGCGTCTGCAAATGCTTCTGCCGGAAGGTGAACGGCTGAGTCATATTGTCGTGATGGGAATGGGCGAACCTCTGGCCAACGTCGATCGCTTGCTCCAGGCCCTCAATTTCGCCACGGCGGAAGATGGCCTGGGTATTAGCGCCCGGCGCATCACCATCAGCACGGTCGGCCTTCCGCCAGCAATTCACAAGCTGGCTAAGCTCGATACCCGCTTTCACCTGGCCGTTTCGCTGCACGCCCCGAACGATGAGCTTCGTACCCAGATTGTCCCGGTGAACAAAACCATCGGCATCGATGCCATCTTAGAAGCCGCCGACCACTACTTCGACGTTAGTGGCCGCCGCTTAACGTTCGAGTATGTGCTTCTTTCCGAACTGAACGACCGCCCAGAACACGCCCAACAGTTGGCCAGGCTGCTTAAAGGTCGCCCTGCCCTGTTGAACGTAATTCCCTACAACCCGGTCCCTGGCCTGCCATACGAAACCCCCTCGATCCATGCCCAGCAGCGATTTCGCGAGATCTTAGAGAACTACGGCATCACGGTGAAATTCCGGCACCGCAAGGGAGACAAGATCAACGCGGCCTGTGGGCAGTTGCGAAGGCTGTCGAAAGAGAACTTGGTTCCGCTGGAGGGGACCAAGGCCTAG